One region of Rhizoctonia solani chromosome 9, complete sequence genomic DNA includes:
- a CDS encoding Retrotransposable element Tf2 protein, producing MYPPYTKPNFLETDASGAALGSILSQQQEDGRLHPLGFLSESFKGAEQNYNTHDKELLAIIRFFKYWRIFLEGTAHPITVFTDHRNLEYWKESWTFNHCHARWHLLLAGYNFQIVYRPGKQSGKPDALSQCSDHANIPPANQTMLPDPVFANMAMVTPEKELQCQIKLSLDQDKSLEEILQFLQNKSKAPPSIKRAFRDYKMEAGLLFYQGRIVVPDVGTLRTDLLRIFHNSPLAGHPSRQQTLELISRNYYWPGIRADTYWHVDSCETCQRIWKPKYVPTPLQPLELLSCPWQHISYNMIVDLPKDGSNNSILVIVDSFTKYGIFVKCSKKLKAPKLAELFLEHVWKRHGMPEKTVSNRGRVFNNKFLRALYKRLGIDPHFSLAYHPQSDGQTEQVNPSIEHFLRAYLGVNQRDWTKWLPMAEFAYNNAVHSSTGKTPFKALYGWEPTLTPSNVPTDVLEANDLAQTMEVQWKEVESALQQSKQKMIAREGGKPTEFEIGEEVWLDARNVNLKTLSPKLMEQRLGPFKVIEKISDWAYCLELLPTMQIHNVFYVGLLSKVRRDEQKPSKTVHRLSLWMEKRNTRVKWKGYGSKENTWEPQENLKNAGKILKKYEEEMKKKALGAAKALKGGAVL from the exons atgtacccaccttaca CAAAACCCAacttcctagaaacagacgcatctgGTGCAGCTTTGGGTTCTATACTAagccaacaacaagaagatgGGCGCTTACATCCACTAGGCTTCCTGTCAGAGTCATTTAAAGGTGCTGAAcagaattacaacacccatgacaaggagctcctggcaatTATTAGATTCTTCAAGtattggcgcatcttcctggaagggacaGCACACCCCATCACGGTCTTTACTGATCATAggaacctggagtactggaaagaaTCCTGGACCTTTAACCATTGCCATGCCAGGTGGCACTTACTACTAGCTGggtacaacttccaaattgtctaccgcccaggaaagcagtccGGAAAACCTGATGCCCTTTCACAATGCTCTGACCATGCCAATATTCCACCTGCCaatcagaccatgctccctgaCCCTGTGTTTGCCAACATGGCCATGGTTACACCTGAGAAGGAACTACAATGCCAGATCAAATTGTCACTTGATCAGGACAAGTCCCTTGAGGAAATCCTGCAATTCCtacaaaacaagtccaaggccCCGCCCTCAATCAAGCGTGCTTTTAGagattacaaaatggaggcgggcctactcttctaccaaggacgcatTGTGGTCCCTGATGTGGGAACCCTAAGGACAGACTTACTACGGAtattccacaacagccctcTGGCAGGCCATCCCAGCAGACAACAAACCCTAGAATTGATATCCAGGAACTATtattggcctggcatccgtgcagacacatactggcatgttGATTCCTGTGAAACTTGCCAAAGAATCTGGAAACCAAAGTATGTGCCTACTCCCCTGCAACCACTAGAACTACTGTCATGTCCCTGGCAACACATATcatacaacatgattgtagacctACCAAAGGATGGAAGCaacaactcaatcctggttATTGTGGACAGCTTTACAAAGTACGGAATATTTgtaaaatgctccaaaaaactcaaggcccccAAATTGGCAGAACTATTCCTGGAGCATGTATGGAAACGTCATGGTATGCCGGAAAAAACTGTGTCCAACAGAGGAAGGGTCTTTAACAACAAGTTCTTACGGGCACTGTACAAGCGCCTTGGTATTgaccctcacttctccttggcataCCATCCCCAAAGTGacggacagacagaacaGGTGAACCCTtctattgaacacttcctcagggcctaCTTGGGAGTCaatcaaagggactggaccaaatggctcccaatggcagagtttgcctacaacaatgctgtACATAGTAGCACAGGCAAAActcctttcaaggccttgtatggatgggagccTACCCtaaccccatccaacgtaccaacagatgtcctGGAAGCCAATGaccttgcccagacaatggaagtgcaatggaaggaagtagagTCCGCCCTCCAACAatccaaacaaaaaatgatAGCCAGGGAAGGGGGAAAGCCAACAgagtttgagattggagaagaagtttGGCTTGATGCCAGaaatgtcaacctcaaaaccctaaGTCCCAAACTAATGGAACAACGCCTGggaccattcaaggttattgAAAAGATCTCTGACTGGGCTTATTGCCTAGAGCTTCTGCCAACCAtgcaaatccacaatgtcttctatgtaggactacTGTCTAAAGTCAGAAGGGATGAGCAAAAGCCTTCAAAAACCGTCCACCGCCTGTCActgtggatggagaagaggaatacaag GgtgaaatggaaaggatatggatccaaggaaaacacatgggaaccccaagagaACCTGAAAAATGCGGGAAAAATTTTGAAGAAATATGAGGAAGaaatgaagaagaaggcccttggtgctgccaaggcccttaaagggggggcagtgttgtag
- a CDS encoding Retrotransposon-derived protein PEG10, producing MEPEPTLASLLKAINTLTSQVGSLQAQIHSQGQRLSELKALCKETNNLVGDKDQGGTQAKPGPPTGPVTPPTHTGGETHTPGTVRPGLKAPFRPSRGAGFDSEEEEEPKRPKREPRSTPRSLSSLTPFDMGSSVKRPKMDLPDPYKGEVRGQKATQWLDRMMLWVALHRDQFDEEEQMVVWILYHMTDKAADWALPIIGTIIKGKGNPPTTITALTAKFKEAFADPNAKRAAARKIAALTQSTTTAEYITKFRNLMAELDWNKEAYIAQFTRGLHWKVKELLSTKDNIPNNDLEAIFAALVKIDNTRWENEENRPKKASNKSPVTLTTSTTTTQRVCLSEDPNYVTLEERDRRRASSLCVKCGQKGHGIKQCPNGWKATIKEAAKTGQEELEKE from the coding sequence atggaaccagaaccaacccttgcctctctcctcaaggctatcaacaccctcaccagccaagttgggtccttgcaggcccaaatccactctcaaggccaacggctctctgagctcaaagccctatgcaaggagaccaacaaccttgttggcgACAAAGACCAGGGTGGAAcacaagccaagcctggcccaccAACTGGGCCTGTTACCCCTCCAACCCacacaggaggggaaacccacactccaggaacggttaggcctgggctcaaggcccctttcaggccatcaagaggaGCGGGttttgactcagaggaagaagaggagcccAAACGCCCCAAAAGAGAACCTCGCAGCACGCCtaggagcctcagctcccttaccccctttgacatGGGGTCCAGCGTGAAGCgccccaagatggaccttcCGGACCCTTACAAGGGAGAAGTCAGGGGTCAAAAAGCCACTCAATGGCTGGATaggatgatgctctgggtagccctccatcGTGATCAATTTGACGAGgaggaacagatggttgtgtggatcctataccacatgactgacaaAGCTGCTGACTGGGCTCTTCCCATCATTgggacaatcatcaagggcaagggaaacccccctaccaccatcacggccttaacggccaaattcaaggaagcatTTGCAGACCCCAATGccaagagggcggccgccagaAAGATTGCCGCACTAACTCAGTCCACAACCACGGCTGAGTACATCACCAAATTCCGCAATCTTATGGCGgagcttgattggaacaaggaggcgtatattgcccaattcacgcgcggccttcactggaaggtaaaagaactcctgtccaccaaggacaacatccccAACAATGACCTAGAGGCCATATTCGCTGCCttggtcaaaattgacaacactcgtTGGGAAAATGAAGAGAACCGCCCCAAGAAGGCATCCAACAAGTCCCCGGTCACCTTGACCACTTCCACAACCACCACACAACGGGTTTGCCTATCAGAGGACCCAAATTACGTCACcctggaagaaagggaccgtcGCCGCGCATCtagcctttgtgtcaagtgcggccaaaagggacacggcatcaaacaatgtcctaatggctggaaggccacaatcaaggaggctgCCAAGACTGGACAAGAGGagttggaaaaagagtaa
- a CDS encoding Retrotransposable element Tf2 protein, with translation MDSNKKPLLFLDIILRDYPTDPIKTLIDSGATSNFISPSLVEKLKIPKTLLKNPRVVRMLDGTISQTGCIWHQVQLAVLANGHPHTIPFLVCPLGNTLAILGMTWLTTESPLIDWHQGLVMFPKQIQIASEEEADPDPLLNLPTQYHEFAKVFGEEEFKVLPPHREYDISIDLIPDARLSPGPIYGMTDAESKALKQHIDKELATGKIRPSTSSAGAPVMFVKKADGSLRLVVDYRKLNDVTHKNVYPLPRQDDLMAKLQNAKLFTKLDLCWGYNNVRIKEGDEWKTAFRTKYGLFEYLVMPFGLTNAPAAFQHFMNNLFRDLIDVTVVIYLDNILIFSENPEEHPSHVREVLSRLMKNQLFCKLSKCHFHVTTVDYLGIVITPAGFSMDQKKIEAVMSWPQPRTVKQVQAFLGFVNYLRWFIPNFSSVARPLHNLTKKETPWSWGNPEEAAFQELKLCVTQSPVLVHSNPDLPYYLETDASGVAMGAILSQRGEDNRLHPIAYMSKSFSGAKANYDTHNKELLAIIKALEEWRIFLEATDRPIQVFTDHRNLEYWRHAQTFNQRHARWRIFLSDFNFEIHYCPGKQSGKPDALSRRSNYVDTPPNPEVMLPAEVFANTSEEELNIVTEIRTKLRDDPSLEPIIKFLTEDADNAPLSIQKAYREYDWEEDLLWYRGKLVVPDSETTKDRLLREFHDSPLAGHPGQQRTLELLSCNYWWPGMKSSAKEWVECCPVCQANRQAHALVIALKPLEVPPFPFHTISYNFITGFPKSQGHNAILVVIDSFSKFGHFIPTSKKVTAKGLADLFITHVWKLHGLPVKTISDQGTTFTGKFLRALYQRLGVKPAFSSAYHPKSDRQTERVNQFIEFYLRSYVTADHSDWATWLPLAEYAYNNAKHAATGKTPFELVYGQNPIMNPSNIPANVPEADAVADTLAQEWKEAKSALRMSKERMTREKGTILEYSVGKKVWLDGKNVELRTNSNKLDPKRLGPFKIIKKVSSHAYRLELPETLKIHDVFYIGLLSKSHKSPNQPFPEQPPPETIEGEEEYKVEQIIDSKRQRGKWLYLIKWKGYGPEDNSWEPEELLEHSQEEIKRFNQARLKKACDAAKSL, from the coding sequence atgGACTCAAACAAGAAACCCCTCCTCTTTTTAGACATAATACTGCGTGACTATCCGACAGACcctatcaaaaccctcattgactctggcgccacctccaacttcatctccccctcattagtagaaaaactcaaaatcccaaaaaccctactcaaaaatccacgagtagtgagaatgctagatggtaccatatctcagactggttgcatatggcaccaggtccaactcgcggtcttggccaatggccatccccacactATCCCCTTTCTTGTCTGTCCCCTTGGCAACACCTTggcaatccttggcatgacctGGCTCACAACGGAATCCCCCCTCATTGATTGGCATCAGGGACTTGTTATGTTCCCCAAACAAattcaaattgcctctgaggaagaagcggaccctGACCCCTTATTGAACCTCCCAACTCAGTACcacgagtttgctaaagtatttggtgaagaggaattcaaggtcctccctccacatagggaatatgacatttctaTAGACCTTATTCCGGACGCCAGGTTATCCCCAGGCCctatatatggcatgacaGATGCGGAGTCCAAGGCGCtaaaacaacacattgacaaagaactagcaacaggcaagatccgccccagtacttcatcagcaggcgcccctgtcatgtttgtcaaaaaagcAGATGGTTCCCTCAGGCTTGTTGTGGACTACAGGAAGCTTAATGACGTCACGCACAAGAACGTCTATCCCCTTCCTAGACAGGATGATCTCATGGCTAAACTACAAAACGCCAAACTGTTTACTAAGCTGGATCTTTGCTGGGGATATAACAACGTcagaatcaaagaaggtgatgaatggaagacagcattTAGAACTAAATATggactatttgaatacttggttatgccctttggtctcaccaaCGCTCCAGCCgcctttcaacacttcatgaacaacttgtTTAGGGATCTCATTGACGTGACCGTGgtcatctacttggacaatatcctgatcttctcagaaaacccAGAGGAACACCCCAGCCATGTTAGGGAAGTCTTGTCAAggttaatgaagaaccaattgttctgtaaactctccaagtgtcaCTTTCACGTCACCACAGTGGATTACTTGGGGATTGTCATAACTCCCgccggcttctccatggatcagaagaagattgaggcagtcaTGTCTTGGCCACAGCCCAGAACGGTTAAACAGgttcaggccttcctaggatttgttaACTATCTCCGCtggttcatccccaactttagcTCTGTCGCACGTCCTCTGCAcaatctcaccaaaaaggaaaccccttggtcatggggtaacccaGAGGAAGCAGCGTTCCAGGAATTGAAGCTTTGTGTCACCCAGTCACCTGTCCTTgtccactccaacccagatctaccctactacctagaaacagacgcatcaggggtagctatgggagccatactAAGTCAACGAGGAGAAGATAACCGGCTCCATccaattgcatatatgtctaAGTCCTTCTCGGGCGCCAAAGCAAACTATGATacgcacaacaaggaactattagcaatcatcaaggcGTTGGAGGAGTGGAGAattttcctagaagcaacagacagaccaatccaggtcttcacagatcatagaaacctggaatattggagacATGCACAAACCTTTAACCAAAGGCATGCAagatggcgcatcttcctgagtgacttcaattttgaaatacactattgcccagggaagcaatcaggaaaaccagatgcactGTCCAGAAGGTCCAATTACGTAGATACGCCCCCAAACccagaagtcatgttaccagcggaagtatttgccaacacgtcagaagaggaactcaatattgtcacagaaatccgCACCAAACTCAGGGATGACCCGTCACTTGAACCCATCATCAAgttcctcacagaagacgcAGACAACGCACCCCTGTCAATCCAAAAGGCCTACAGGGaatatgactgggaagaagacctatTGTGGTACCGCGGAAAGTTGGTGGTTCCAGACTCAGAAACCACAAAAGACCGACtactcagggaattccatgactcaccgctggcaggacaccctggACAACAACGTACCCTTGAACTGCTAAGttgcaactactggtggccaggaatgaaatcCTCTGCCAAGGAGTGGGTAGAATGCTGCCCtgtatgccaagccaaccggcAAGCCCATGCACTGGTCATTGCGCTGAAACCCTTGGAAGTTCCCCCGTTCCCATTCCACACCATTTCATACAATTTCATCACCGGTTTTCCCAAGTCACAGGGCCACAACGCTATCTTAGTGGTAATTGATtcattctccaagtttgggcatTTCATCCCCACCTCCAAGAAAGTTACCGCCAAAGGCCTTGCAGATctgttcatcacccatgTATGGAAACTTCACGGATTACCGGTCAAAACAATCTCTGACCAAGGAACCACTTTCActgggaaattcctaagggcccTCTACCAGCggcttggagtcaaaccagCCTTCTCCTCTGCGTACCACCCCAAATCAGACAGACAGACAGAAAGGgtaaaccagttcattgagttttaCCTACGCTCCTACGTAACCGCGGATcattcagactgggccacTTGGCTACCTTTGGCTGAgtacgcatacaacaacgccaaacaTGCGGCAACTGGGAAAACACCTTTTGAACTTGTCTATGGGCAAAACCCAATAATGAACCCTTCCAACATCCCAGCCAACGTCCCAGAGGCAGATGCGGTAGCAGATACATTagcccaagaatggaaagaagccaaatcagccctcagaatgagcaaagaacggatgacCAGGGAAAAAGGAACAATACTGGAATATTCAGTAGGCAAGAaggtctggctagatgggaAGAACGTGGAACtcaggaccaattcaaacaaaTTGGACCCCAAACGGCTTGGCCCCTTCAAAATCATCAAAAAGGTCTCCAGTCATGCCTACCGTCTAGAATTACCAGAAaccttgaaaatccatgatgtCTTTTACATTGGGTTATTGTCCAAAAGTCACAAATCCCCAAATCAGCCATTTCCAGaacaacctccccctgaaacaatagagggagaagaagaatacaaggtggagcAGATCATTGATTCCAAGAGacaacggggaaaatggctttacctgataaaatggaaaggttacggtccagaagacaactcctgggaGCCCGAGGAACTATTAGAACatagccaggaagagatcaagcgcttcaaccaagctagactcaaaaaggcttgtgacgccgccaagagcctttaa
- a CDS encoding Retrotransposable element Tf2 protein — MATRSRPPSRARSPIDQGELGPFLPPASPELGKVSLERVIRLLWGLQSQVNRIERTLLEQAKVSQEVRTNVENILQTVDVVKDGLAQLQQSRGAPRRDPLSLFNPYPSSSFPLGPAPIPQGPPPAPIVTLAQPPAPSTVKVDHPNAFKGKIGSEAKQWLTRMLAWIRLNQRQFPLDLEVLSFLLMNMEDAAGAWAHPHLDQLGSHCALIQTVDEFKTKFLAAFGNPNATRAAERKITSLTQTGTCAKYITKFRTLQMELNWNDAALRGQFAQGLHWEVQKQIATRERQPRTLRELQDAALIIDNALRKERASHLQQGNKSGKTSSTPNWGASTSQQATKTGPLSSNPNNVLEEERNRRRAEGLCVKCGKPGHKFAECWTGWKATPKEDKGKAKETAKIGKDSEYQLGKEITPLFTIPIKPEKQAETLEVLIDSGATSSFLHPCTAELLRLPLIDLPTPCTVTMLNGSSPQAGKIWKKTILTFSLDGKKMTETFLICNTGSHAAILGLKWLDAHNPEIDWNTRTLSFPHTTPERVAIAKEEEADKNPLEGVPSEYHQYAKVFGEEEFNKLPPHRHYDIGIELTEEGPLNSPLYSMTDAKSVTLKDWLRDELKAGKIRPSKSSISSPVMFVPNKDGSRRLVVDYRCLNNCTKKNVYPLPCPDDLMAQLRGAKVFTKLDLQWGYNNVQVKEGDEWKTAFQTKYGLYESLVMTFGLTNAPAAFQHFMNKLFKDLLDVCVIIYLDDILIYSKDDASHTKHVHEVLRRLMDNQLFCKASKCTFHVTSVEYLGIIVSDKGFSLDKLKIQAVQEWPTPTKVKEVQSFLGPLHYLVKKDTPWKWETREQEAFQSLKDAITNAPVLCHADPTRPYFLETDASGAALGSILSQCQEDGCLHPLGFLLESFKGAEQNYDMHDKELLAIIRSFEYWRIFLEGTLHPITVFTNHSNLEYWKESRTFNRCHAQWHLLLARYNFQIIYCPGKQSGKPDTLSRQSDHADIPPAAQTMLPDPVFANVALVTPEKELQRQIEASLDQDESLEEILQFLQNQSRAPPSIKRAFKDYKMEAGLLFYQGQIVVPDVGTLRTDLLHIFHDSALAGHPGRQQTLELVSRNYYWPGICANTYWHVDSCETCQRIRKPKYASIPPEPLELPNRPWQHVSYNMIVDLPKDGTCDSILVIVDSFTKYGIFVKCSKKLKAPELAELFLEHVWKRHGMPEKTISDRGRVFNNKFLKALYKRLGIDPHFSLAYHPQSNGQTERVNPSIKHFLRAYSGINQRDWTKWLPMAEFAYNNAVHSSTGKTPFKALYGWEPTLTPSNVPTDVPEADDLAQTMEAQWKEVELALRQSKQCMTAGKDGSPTEFKIGEEAWLDAKNVNLKTLSPKLTEQRLGPFKVIEKISNQAYRLELPLTMQIHNVFYIGLLSKVKRDKKRAFENRPPPVTVEGEEEYEVEGITNAKERDGKWFF, encoded by the exons atggcaacccgctcccggccgccctctcgagcccgctcccctatCGATcagggagagctgggacccttccttccgccagcctcccctgagctcggCAAAGTCTCACTTGagcgggtcatccgcctcctctgggggctccaatcccaagtcaaccgcATTGAGCggaccctcttggaacaagCCAAAGTTAGCCAAGAGGTTCGAACCAACGTCGAGAACATCTTGCAAAcagttgatgttgtcaaggatgggcttgcccagctcCAACAATCCCGGG GGGCCCCCAGACGCGACCCCCTGTCCTTATTCAACCCATatccctcctcctccttccctttgggACCGGCTCCAATTCCCCAAGGACCTCCGCCAGCGCCTATTGTCACCCTGGCgcagcctccagccccctccactgtaaaaGTGGATCATCCcaatgccttcaaaggcaaaattggctcggaggccaaacaatggctgacGCGTATGTTGGCCTGGATACGCCTCAACCAGAGGCAGTTTCCCTTGGACCTGGAGGTCCTTagcttcctcctcatgaACATGGAAGATGCAGccggggcctgggcccacccccACCTGGACCAATTAGGGTCCCATTGCGCACTCATCCAGACCGTAGATGAGTTCAAAACCAAGTTCCTGGCCGCCTTTGGCAACCCCAACGCTACCAGAGCAGCGGAGCGGAAGATTACTTCCCTCACACAAACCGGCACTTGTGCCAAATATATTACTAAGTTCcgcacgctgcaaatggaactcAATTGGAACGATGCCGCACTCCGCGGTCAGTTTGCGCAAGgactccactgggaggtccaaaAACAAATTGCCACAAGGGAGAGGCAACCCCGTACCCTGAGGGAGCTGCAAGATGCTgccctcatcattgacaacgccctccgcaagGAGCGAGCCAGCCACCTGcaacagggtaataagtctggcaagacttcttccacccccaattggggggcaagtaccagccaacaggccaccaaaaccggTCCCCTttcctccaatcccaataacgtcttggaggaagaacgtaaccgccgccgcgcagaaggtctctgtgtcaaatgcggcaaaccAGGGCACAAGTTTGCCGAATGTTGGACCggatggaaggctaccccaaaagaggataaggggaaggccaaggaaaccgccaaaattggcaaagactctgagtaccaattgggaaaaga AATCACACCGCTCTTCACTATTCCAATAAAGCCAGAAAAACAAGCGGAaacactagaagtcctgattgattcaggcgccacatcatccTTCCTTCACCCCTGTACtgcggaactactccgccttccactcattgatctCCCTACTCCCTGTACCgtcactatgctcaatgggtcgagcccccaggctggcaaaatctggaagaagacaATCctgaccttctcccttgatggcaagaaaatgacagagaccttccttatatgTAACACAGGTTCTCACGCCGCTATCTTGGGactgaaatggttggatgcccacaatccggagattgattggaatacaCGCACCCTCTCTTTCCCTCATACAACCCCTGAAcgcgtggccattgccaaggaagaagaagcagataagaaccctcttgaaggagtaccctccgagtaccatcaatatgccaaagtatttggagaagaagaattcaacaaacttCCTCCTCACCggcattatgacattgggatagaactcacggaagaaggccccctcaactCCCCCCTTTACAGCATGACAGACGCCAAGTCCGTCACACTCaaagactggctcagggatgagttgaaagctgggaagatccgtcccagcaaatcttccatcagttcccccgtaATGTTTGTCCCCAATAAAGATGGATCCCGgcgcttggttgttgactaccgttgCCTTAACAATTgcaccaagaaaaacgtttATCCGCTCCCCTGTCCggatgaccttatggcccaactccgcggcgccaaggtcttcaccaaactagatctacaatggggttacaacaacgtgcAAGTTAAAGAAGGTGATGAGTGGAAAACTGCATTCCAAACCAAATACGGCCTCTATgaatccctggtcatgacctttggccttaccaacgcccccgccgccttccaacacttcatgaacaaattgtttAAGGATCTGCTAgacgtatgcgtcatcatataccttgatgacatcctgatctactccaaggatgacgcatcacacaccaagcacgttcatgaggtcttACGGCGCCTAATGgataaccaattgttctgtaaagCGTCCAAATGcacattccacgtcacctctgtggaatacctgggaatcattgtatctgataagggttttagcctggataagctcaaaatccaggctgttcaagaatggcccacgcctaccaaggtcaaagaggtccagtccttccttgg ACCACTACATTActtggtcaagaaggatacaccctggaaatgggaaacaagggaacaagaagcattccaaaGCCTCaaggacgccatcaccaacgcacCAGTACTTTGCCACGCTGACCCCACAAGACCCTACTTCCTAGAAACGGACGCCTCTGGCGCAGCATTAGGTTCCATATTAAGCCAATGCCAGGAAGACGGTTGCCTACACCCACTAGGATTTCTGttggaatcattcaagggagcggAACAGAACTACGATATGCATGACAAAGAACTACTTGCTATCATACGCTcatttgagtattggcgcattttcctggaaggcacCTTACACCCCATCACTGTCTTTACCAACCACAGTAACTTAGAATACTGGAAAGAGTCTAGAACGTTCAACCGttgccatgcacaatggcatctCTTGCTAGCCAGGTACAATTTCCAGATCATCTATTGCCccggaaagcaatcaggaaagccggACACCCTTTCACGTCAATCAGATCACGCCGATATCCCCCCTGCGgcccaaaccatgctcccggACCCTGTGTTTGCAAACGTTGCCCTGGTCACACCGGAAAAAGAGTTACAGCGCCAAATTGAAGCGTCCTTGGATCAAGatgaatccctggaggaaatcctccaatttcTACAGAACCAGTCCAGGGCgcccccctccatcaaacgcgcattcaaaGATTACAAGATGGAGGCCGGGTtgctcttctaccaaggacaaattgtagtccctgacgttggaacaCTAAGGACGGACCTACTCCACATTTTCCATGACAGCgccttggcaggacatccaggaagacaacaaaccctggagttggtatcaaggaattactattggcctggGATTTGTGccaacacatactggcatgtAGATTCCTGTGAAACATGTCAACGGATAAGGAAGCCAAAATACGCGTCAATACCACCTGAACCCCTTGAGCTCCCTAACAGACCATGGCAACATGTCtcctacaacatgatagtagacctgcccaAAGACGGAACTTGCGactcaatcctggtcattgttgacagcttcaccaagtacgggatttttgtcaaatgctccaaaaagctcaaagcacCTGAACTGGCGGAACTGTTCCTAGAACATGTGTGGAAACGGCACGGAATGCCTGAGAAAACAATCTCGGATAGGGGAAGAGTCTTCAACAATAAATTCCTGAAAGCGCTATACAAAcgcctaggaatagaccctcacttctctttggcttATCATCCTCAAAGCAACGGTCAAACGGAAAGAGTGaacccctccatcaaacatttcctcagggcttactcagggattaaccaacgggactggaccaaatggctcccaatggcagaatttgcgtacaacaatgctgtacatagcagcacgggaaaaaccccctttAAAGCCTtgtacggatgggaacccaccttaaccCCATCAAATGTACCAAcggacgtcccagaagcagatgaccttgcccagacaatggaagcacaatggaaggaagtggaattggcactccggcaatctaagcaaTGCATGACGGCCGGGAAAGATGGAAGCCCAACAGAATtcaagattggagaagaagcttggctggacgccaagaacgtTAACCTTAAAACCTTGAGTCCCAAACTTacagaacaacgcctaggaccATTTAAGGTTatcgagaaaatctccaaccaagCCTACCGTCTAGAACTCCCTCTGACCATgcaaatccacaacgtcttctacaTAGGGCTCCTATCTAAGGTCAAGAGAGACAAAAAGCGCGCCTTTGAAAATCGCCCACCACCTGTCACcgtggagggggaggaagaatatgaagtagAAGGAATCACCAATGCCAAGGAAAGAgatggaaaatggttcttctga